The genomic stretch TGCGGTTACAGGCATCAAGTGGGATAGCTATGGGTACACAGATATAACTTTAATCAAAACCAACCCTGTAGGTGATTCGTTGTGGGGACACAGTTGGGGCGGGGCGGACGATGACGCAAGCACCTGTGTTCAGCAAACTACCGACGGGGGCTATATTATAAGCGCGGAGACGCGTTCTTTCGGGGAAGCAAGGGTTAATGCCTGGCTTTTAAAGACGGATGTAAATGGCGATACCACCTGGGCACGTATATTAGGCGCTGGATGGGGGCATAGCGTACAGCAAACCACGGACGGTGGTTATATAATCTGTGGGGGCTTGACTCTCATCAAGACCGACTCGCTTGGATATGTAGGGGTTGAGGAACCTATAACAAAGCCTGCCCTGACAGACTGGCGGGTGGTTTCGCCTGTCGGCTCAACCGTAACCTTGAAATATTCAAACCGGCCCCAGGGGTTCCACGCTTTTGTGTTTGACGCTTCTGGCCGCAAGGTTGACGAGATGCGATCCCAGGGAGAATCAGGTACAATCACCTGGGGTCAAGGGGTGAGTGCAGGTGTCTACTTTGTGAGGGTTGAGTCCTCTCACCCTGCCACGAAGAAAATTATACTAATCAAATAATATTATCAGCAAGTTTTCTCTGAATTGACTTCCCTTATCTTTCCCATAAACTGAACCATGTCCTCATCTAACCGCGAAACCGGTAAACCTCTTAAATTGCTTGTCAAGCGCCCGCTCCGCTCGCCCTCGTTCGCGCGAAAGCTTCTTGCCGAACTTGAGATACCCAAGCGCTTCAGTCCCGAAGATATACTCTACCTGACGCCTAACAAACGCAGGGCGCGCTCTGCAATGTTCGAGATACTCTCCCTTTATAACGGAAGCGCATTTAGAACGCCGGAATGCTTTACGCTTCAGACCTATGCGGAGAGTCTCGTAAACATGGAATCCAGGAAAGGTCTTGTCGACGAGTTGGACCGCAGGTTTATCCTTCTAAAACTCCTGCGCGGTTCGAAGAGCAAATGGTTCAAAGAGGAGCATCTGGGGCTTTTATCTACACTTTATTCCGAACTATGCCGCCATCATCCCGAGGGATGGGAAAAGATATCTTCCCTCGCTACTCAAGAGATATTCGACCTTGATACCGAGAAAAGACTTCAAGAAGCGGTAGGGCTTCTCGAAATCTACGAAAAGCATTTGAAAGACGAAGCGCTGCTCGATCACGAAAGGGTTCTTTCAGAGGCTGAATCCTTAATAAAAAAGGACCGTCATAAACTGCTGATCACGGAGGGCTATTTCGAACCATGGGAGTCCGAGAAAAAGTTCTTAAGAGAACTCGTGAAGAACATACCCGAGATACTCGTCATCATCCCAGATGATGCGATTGCAGCAGAAGCGGAAGTTTTTTATACTGCTCAAGGGTTGCTAGCGAGGGAAGGATACTCTGATTCAGCTCCACCCAAATCAAACTGGAACCGTTACCGGTCGCGTGAAGACGAGGTCGTTGCCATTGCAAGAAAAATATGTTCGCTTTCGCTCAAGGGGGTAAGACCGGAAGAAATAAATGTTGTTTTCCCGAACCTTGGCGCCTACCGCTCGCTCGTGGAAAGGGTCTTTCGAAGATACAATCTCAATCCGAGAATCTCCATGAAGCCGAAACTCGATTCATTTCCTTCGGCCAGGGTTGTGCTCGATATTCTCCTTACAGTGGAGAACAAGTTCAGGAGACGGGATATCGTAGCGCTCCTGCTTTCGCCTTGCTTTACGAAAATTCCTTCGAGCGTCAAAATATGGCTGGATGAACTTTCAAAAGATGAAGGAGTTATTGCGGGCGAGAGTTCATGGATTCAATGGTTTCTGAAAGAACCTCCGCACAAACTCAAAAAACATCCCCAGGGCGCTCAAATCATAAGCGATATCAAGAGATTCATCTCCGGTTT from bacterium encodes the following:
- a CDS encoding T9SS type A sorting domain-containing protein; the encoded protein is AVTGIKWDSYGYTDITLIKTNPVGDSLWGHSWGGADDDASTCVQQTTDGGYIISAETRSFGEARVNAWLLKTDVNGDTTWARILGAGWGHSVQQTTDGGYIICGGLTLIKTDSLGYVGVEEPITKPALTDWRVVSPVGSTVTLKYSNRPQGFHAFVFDASGRKVDEMRSQGESGTITWGQGVSAGVYFVRVESSHPATKKIILIK